DNA sequence from the Coturnix japonica isolate 7356 chromosome 3, Coturnix japonica 2.1, whole genome shotgun sequence genome:
GGAATGGCTCCAGTGCAGGGctccacaggcagcagcttACCCATATTGAGCACTGTCAATGGGCTCATGTCTGAGGCCTTCTCCTACAGGGGCTTTCCATGGGCTGTGTCCTTCTGcacacagtttttctttctttccttcagtgtgCTCTCACagaggcacacacagcactgcttgtggctcagctctgcccagcgGCATGTGCCTCTTGGAGTAGCTGGAGCTGGTTCTGATCTGACACATGGCAGCTGCTGATCTCTGTTCACAGAGGCCACTTCAGTAATCCCCCACTGCCAAAACCTTGCCGTGTGAGCCCTATATAGGTACATGCTGAATGAAGGACCAAGATAGTAAAGGAGAGCACAAGTAATCTCACTGGAGAGattatttgttaattttaatgaagtaaTTTCTAATGTGGTAATTCATTCTTGTCAGGGGACAGCTCAGCCTGTCTGTGTGCAGTGGCTACTTTGTTCTGCAATGTTCTTAATAAGGTGTAGTTTTGagattttgattttctttcagttggAGATGTAgctctccattttcttctccatgagCCTTTACCCAAATTGTATGTAGCAGAACTATATTCCTTCATACTTAGTCTGGTTGCTGTTGAAGcgatggaaaatgaaatacagctctGGGCTTcccatttaattatttatttatttattttagatgttCTTGTTAACACCTCAAGTTAGAGGGATTTATTTACTTCAACATGTCAGAGCCCAAATCTGCTCTCTAATTCTGCTCATAATCATCAGGTTTTGGATAATTTACAatatcatttcagttttaatatgCCTTATTACTAATCACTTAaactctgtttctctttcttcacagctctgctgtcagctaCAGCTGTCAATTATCTACTGTCTCTAGTagctattgttttgttttacgTTTATTACACTCATCCAGAAGGTTGTTCTGAAAACAAGACGTTCATCAGTGTTAATATGCTGCTGTGTATCGGTGCTTCTGTGATGTCAATTCTGCCAAGGATTCAGGTatagttttgttattttcttagttttctgtattattttttgttttgagacTTTTGAGTTGCCTAACTCTGCTGTTTCATGGCTACTTCACACAGGAATCTCAGCCAAGATCTGGTTTGCTGCAGTCTTCTGTGATTACCATCTATACGATGTATTTGACTTGGTCAGCTATGACCAACGAACCAGGTAACTGTAGCAGCAGTATGTGGCCTTTTTAGCTGAACAGTTCAGCTATAAATTCTGTATTCACCTATTTGCAAGGCAATGTTGGAATGAGGTACTGTAATGTGTGCAGCCACAAGTTTCTCCCATGGCTCTGATTTCCTGCAATAACCctgaagaaatacttctttcaAAGAGATCTCCATGCCAGGTTTCAAGTTTCTTGCTTGGCATTGAGATGTTATTGATGATATTTTTCCTAATGGAGGAATTATTTCAGTGTAGTATTGCTAAAACATTTATTGCTTGGAAACAACCAGatgtcttaaaaaataataataataataataaaaataaatgacagcaaTTTTATTGATGGAAGTAAATTACCAAAtattgatttcagtgctttaaattGTCCCCAGCATGGAAGTAGCCTTTAATCTCAATTGCAGGCAATCTTCTGTGCTCCTGCGTAATGGCAGAGATCAGAGTCAATGTAACTACTGAAGTAATTATGGAGAAGTagtctgctttctgctgtttcatttacATGTTGTGTATGGATGCTGAAGTTGGAAACTGTTGGTGTAAGAAACTAACTTTGTGTCATTCTTTTTAACTCTGAGATTACTCCGATACGTAATCTGTAGACTATATTGTTGGCTTGCTTGGTTTCTAGCAGTACAATTTATTTGATTAATATGCAGAGAACTTGTATTTGGTTGCTTCTGGCTCTGTGAAATGGCAGAAGTAAAGCACTTGATAGGTATCTCAGGGCAGACAGAGGATTTTAAATTTGTATAAGTTTTTGTACTGTTATTGGCCTGTTATAGAGACTATGTAGGCTAAAATTCAGGCTTCTGTGCTTCAAAACTTTACTGGTCACGTTTCTTGCTAttactttttgttctgtatgGAAATACTCTTTTTAAGTACTAGTTCAGTTTTTACTTTATGTAAGTTTTAATGTAATTTCCCTCACAGATAGGCGCTGTAACCCGAGTTTGCTGAGCATCATTGGTTATAATACCACCACCATTCCAACCCAGGGTCAAGTAGTGCAGTGGTGGGATGCGCAAGGAATTGTAGgactcattttgtttttgctgtgtgttctgtACTCAAGGTaagactgctttaaaaatacatatatattccaTTGTTTTGAGTCAGATGTTTTGTCAGATGATGAATTACATTCATTTGGGTAATGGTACTGCATCCTTTCCTGTCAAATACAGCATCCGAACATCCAATAACAGCCAAGTTAACAAGCTGATGCTGACCAGTGATGAATCTACTCTGATAGAGGATGGAATGCCCAGGAACGACGGCTCCcttgatgatggtgatgatgttCACCGTGCTATAGATAATGAAAGGGATGGAGTTACTTACAGCTACTCCTTCTTCCATTTTATGCTTTTCCTGGCATCGCTGTATATCATGATGACACTTACCAACTGGTACAGGTATCTGCATTTCATAGTACAGTACACTAACAGTCTGCATGCAAGATGCTACATTGACTGGTCAAACAGGCACAGCTGATGTGCTAAGAGGAATGTGGCTCTGAATGGGACTTCCTTTGAGAAGTGTGTTCAGTGATCCGTGTAAATGAATTGTAGTTGTATAACGTTTACTAATGTTATGTTAACAGCTTGAGCAGATGCtattcagaatttattttaatctcttaATAATTTGTTAATGAACTGCTTGTACCAAAATAATACAACTACaaaaggtgttttcttttgaagtaaCTCTTGGTAGTCTTGTTCTTGGTTTGATTCATGGCTCTGCTTAAAGCAATGTGATATCAAGACTATTAGTTCTCCTAGGGTGTGTCTTTTCACAAGGTCAAATGCATTACCAGTAGCATAAATGCTATccaggttttctttctgcaaatgtATTTGATACTCAGCACTTTTtgagctgctgttgtttttcacGACTTGCAAAAGGTGTTTTCATACAGATTGGTGTGAGCTCATTGGAGGAAGTAAAGAGGAGGCATCCTGTGAGGTGCTGAGCTGATGTGAAAATAATTGACTGTTGCATCATAGCTTACTGCATGATTGCCATGTcacaacaaaaaatgcaaacaatttcctttttacttctttcaaCAGTCCGGATTCTACTTATGAGACAATGACCAGCAAATGGCCGTCTGTCTGGGTGAAGATCTCTTCCAGCTGGATTGGCATTGTGTTGTATGTGTGGACTCTGGTTGCTCCGCTGGTTCTTACAAATCGTGACTTTGACTAAGGGAGCTGTATTGCTCTCCAGGGAAGATGGTGTTAAGTACACAATGTCTTTGAAACAAACAGTATTCAGGATTGTAGTGTAGTTGTAAATACGTGTGCGCGTGCTGTCTGTGTAGCATATACCCTGCTTTACTCTGCATGATCACCTTGAATCATGTCTTTTTGTCACTTCACTAAATGGCTCTTTCTAGCTGAGCTCAGTGAGAAATGCTACGATGATAGTTTTCATAGGATTATCCCTAGATCTAGTGCTTTGGGAGCATTAGGAGATCAAGGCCTTTTGGAagtatgtttttcttcccactccTCAATCGTACAAAATAGTTCAGTGGGGAATAAAGTGCAAGTGTTAATTAATGTAATAAAGTAGTATTAGATCAGGCTTTGTAAGGGAAGGAGGGGCTGCCTTTGATAATCCGTGTTGCCTTGATTCAATGTAATCTTGAGCTAGCATCATTAAGACTCAAAATTGTGTGTGTTAGTACTTACAAGACATGTTGCATCGTGTTGGCATTGAAAGCCTGGCCTTGTATTAAGGGCAGCACAGTACCTTGAGCACAAATGTTAAATGGGGAAACTTGCATCTGAAACTGTGGAGTGGCAGACATCTTCCTGTGTGCTGTTGTGTCTGATGTGTCCCATTGCAGACaggactggggaaaaaatattctggtAGCAGATGCTCAGAAGCATGTTTTTAAGACACCTGTTTACAGTATGCATCAacgtatttttattttaaaggtagTTTAAGTGGGATAGCTGTGCTTTAATTTATTGCTGGTTTTGTGCCATTTTCTTGGCTAAATTACAATCAGACTTGGCAAGGAGCCGAATGGTGAACGCTGTTGGCTCTTCAGAGGAATTTTTGTGATATAATGATTCAAATAGAAGCAGAAGAAGCACTGAAACTGTAGTAACTAGGGGAGGTTTGCATTAACAAAAGTATTTAAGATACTCAAGGCTCTACATTTTGATTTGGGTAATTTGCTGTCCATTAGCAGAGATGGAGTTCAGCCTAGAAAGCACTTCTAGACAAAAGGTAAAACATTAGATCTGTTTGGTTAAAATACTGTATAGTTTTGTGCAGTTACAAAAAACTAAATGCTTTTGTGCTTGCTGCTTTGTAATTGAAGTATGTAAGCTGCActatttatgtttttcctttaattgcTATGACCTGAGACTTGAGCTGTCTGGTCGGGAGGTACCCTAGAGCGTTTAGATGATGTCATGATTATCCGTTACTGTGATGTTTATGCTGTTACTTCTTGTTGCTGATTCATTTCTAAGCTTTTATTATAACTCATGCTGACATTTATCGCAGAAGTATGACACGTCACTCAAACTTGAGATGGTAATGAAAGGATTAGTAAAGGCTTGCAGTAATTTGGAATATGTTGTTaccttaataaataaatttggatGAAGCTGTGTAATTATTTTTGATGTCTCGTTCTGCTTCTGAACATGTGGCTAGAATATGGTTCCTACAGTGTGTTTGAATCTTACATTCCCTGGACATTTTCAAGTATTTGGCAGTTGAAAAGTAAAAACTGCCAGTTTTTAATATACCTGTGTCAGCTCAGGCCCTTTGTATCACATTTAAGCCTGGGTGAAGTTTTCCAAACTGTCTCTGTGCTCTTTGCACCTATCTCATTCAAAACGCTAAAATACATTATACTTGTAACTGCATTTCTACTTAACCAACAGGACCACCAAGTTAAGAGGTGCAGCTGACATGGTGGAAGGAAGGGACGTCATTCAGAGGGACTTCAACAGACTTGACaggtgggcccatgtgaacctaatgaggttcaacacagcaaagtgcaacgttctgcacttgggctggaggaatcccaggcatatatacagactggaaggagcagtcttttagagtagccctgcagagaagaacctggaagatgaaaaacttaacgtgagccagcagtgtgctcttgcagcttggaaagtAAATGGTATTCTGGACTCCATTAGAtgaggggtggccagcagggacaggaaggcgattgtccctctctgctcttgtgaggccccatctggaatactgtgtccaggtctggagcccccagtacaagaaagacgGGGAGCTACTGGAGAGGGTCCataggagggccacaaagattatcagggggctggagcacctctcctgcaAAGACAGGCTGATGGAGCTAGGCtcgttcagcctggagaaaagaaggctgcagtaCGAGCTAACTATAATCGCATCCTATgagtacctgaagggagcctataaacaggaggggagtcaactctttcaaagggtagataatagcaggacaagggaaaatggttttaagttgaaagagagaagatttaggttggatgttaggggaaagttctttactgtgagagtggtgaggtgctgctggaacaggctgtccagagaggttgtggatgccccatccttggaggtgttcaaggccagtaaaaatggggccatgggcagcctggtctagtattagatatggacGTTGGTggcctgtggcaggagggttgaaGATTCActatccttgaggtcccttacaacccaggccattttgAGATTCTGTGTGACCAGAATTACAATGCAGCTCAAATTATGTTTAAGTGAAACCCCTTCATGCTTAAAACTACTGTTTTAATACAGTAGCTCCTGAAATAAGAATTAACTGGTATTCCACTGTAGTCCCTGTGACCAGTAACTAAAATTGGTCCTTCATGGAAAAAGGAAGGTGAGGTATCAGTTGTGTCAGCATCAGTTCAGCTACTCTTAAAAAAGAGGCCAGAACATGCCTTTAGAAAGAGAAACTAAACAGGCTTTAACGTGCTTCTAGTGTCATTCTCTTGCTGAATGTCTCAATAAGCAAGTTTACTATAGTTCATCACTTTCCTTGGACATCTTACTCTGAAGCTTCTCACAAACCTCTTTAGCTACAGCTTTGAGGGCAAAAAGGATCTTCAGTTGCAGTTTAACTTCTTATACTAAATCAGGTGCTTGGTGAAATCATTTGATTGTTGCAATGTCAACTTGTCACCTACAACAGTCTTTGCTGTTCAGCTATGTAATGACGATGGAATAACAACTTGAATGACTGTGAAAGCCTTACAGTAAATGCACACGTTTTGAGTAGGGGTAAAGTGCTTCTGCAGAAAGGAACGAGTAGGCTCTGCAGCAGTTGTCTAGACCAAAGGAGAAAAGTAATGTATACTGCTAAAATAATATAGATTGCTACACTGGGTAATGTACTGCTGTTGGGATTTTATATATAAATCTCAAGATTTGCAGATCAGGAGCCCCTTTTCCAGTAAATGCGTACAATTAAGgcaataaaaacacagctgttaAATTCACATCCACTTGGCACAGGGAATAAGAGACAACTCTTAAGCTATCACACTTACTTAcgtaacatttattttatcagaGTAGATGGTCCAAGTTAAAGTACTCATGCAGTCAAGGGGCCTGGCGgctgtaaa
Encoded proteins:
- the SERINC1 gene encoding serine incorporator 1; the protein is MGGVLGLCSMASWIPCLCGSAPCLLCRCCPSGNNSTITRLIYAFFLLLGVSVACVMLIPGMEEQLKKIPGFCDGGMGTTIPGIHGHVNCDVLVGYKAVYRVCFGMAMFFLLFSLLMIKVKSSNDPRAAVHNGFWFFKFATALAISVGAFFIPEGPFTTVWFYVGMSGAFCFILIQLVLLIDFAHSWNESWVEKMEEGNSRCWYAALLSATAVNYLLSLVAIVLFYVYYTHPEGCSENKTFISVNMLLCIGASVMSILPRIQESQPRSGLLQSSVITIYTMYLTWSAMTNEPDRRCNPSLLSIIGYNTTTIPTQGQVVQWWDAQGIVGLILFLLCVLYSSIRTSNNSQVNKLMLTSDESTLIEDGMPRNDGSLDDGDDVHRAIDNERDGVTYSYSFFHFMLFLASLYIMMTLTNWYSPDSTYETMTSKWPSVWVKISSSWIGIVLYVWTLVAPLVLTNRDFD